One Vigna unguiculata cultivar IT97K-499-35 chromosome 11, ASM411807v1, whole genome shotgun sequence DNA window includes the following coding sequences:
- the LOC114168687 gene encoding NEDD8-specific protease 1 codes for MKKSRADEKILGYNDVVLRQSDLEILSGPYYLNDRIIEFYFSYLCSSHSSEDILLVPPSIAFWIMQCPVVESLGDFIEPLHLSDKALVMFPINDNDDVDRAEGGSHWSLVAYCRNANVFVHHDSCRGMNAAPAKKLYKAVAGYMGSSGSASEASFQECTNSPMQDNGYDCGLYVTATARTICNWHANHKNADMNDLWFSAVKDQVTSSAVASMRGEILALIRDLMARH; via the coding sequence ATGAAGAAATCACGAGCAGATGAGAAGATTCTCGGCTACAATGATGTGGTGCTTAGACAATCAGATCTTGAAATCCTTAGTGGTCCATATTATTTGAATGATAGGATTATTGAGTTTTATTTCAGTTATCTTTGTTCAAGCCATTCCTCTGAGGATATACTGCTGGTTCCACCATCCATTGCATTTTGGATAATGCAATGTCCTGTGGTTGAGTCTCTCGGTGATTTCATAGAACCCCTGCATTTGTCTGATAAGGCACTGGTTATGTTCCCCATCAATGACAATGATGATGTTGACAGAGCTGAAGGTGGTTCTCATTGGAGCTTAGTTGCATATTGCCGCAATGCTAATGTGTTTGTTCACCATGATAGTTGCAGAGGTATGAATGCAGCACCTGCCAAGAAACTCTATAAAGCTGTTGCTGGATACATGGGATCCTCTGGATCAGCTTCTGAGGCTAGCTTTCAGGAATGCACTAATTCACCCATGCAAGATAATGGTTATGACTGTGGTTTATATGTGACAGCCACAGCAAGAACAATATGCAACTGGCATGCAAATCATAAGAATGCGGATATGAATGATTTGTGGTTTTCTGCTGTGAAGGATCAGGTTACTTCTTCTGCGGTTGCCAGCATGCGAGGTGAGATCCTGGCCTTGATCAGAGATCTAATGGCAAGACATTGA